A stretch of Chitinophaga caeni DNA encodes these proteins:
- a CDS encoding phosphosulfolactate synthase, whose product MNFNLSQIPQRTAKPRQSGLTMVMDKGLSVEEAKNFLSIAEPHVDIVKLGFGTSFVTPNLREKIELYQAANIPIYFGGTLFEAFLIRNQFEDYIKVIQDYGISYMEVSDGSITIPHAEKCGYIEKLANYGTVLSEVGSKDAEHIIPPYKWIELMSAELSAGASYVIAEARESGNVGIYRGSGEVREGLVQEILTQIPSEKIIWEAPQKAQQLYFLELIGCNVNLGNLAPHEVIALEAMRIGLRGDTFHLFLDKE is encoded by the coding sequence ATGAATTTTAACCTTTCGCAAATCCCGCAACGTACCGCGAAACCACGTCAATCAGGCCTTACCATGGTTATGGATAAAGGTTTGAGCGTTGAAGAGGCAAAGAACTTTTTATCCATTGCAGAACCGCATGTGGATATCGTGAAGTTGGGTTTCGGTACCTCCTTCGTGACACCTAACCTTAGAGAGAAAATCGAGCTATACCAAGCTGCTAATATCCCTATTTACTTCGGTGGTACCTTATTTGAAGCTTTCTTGATCAGGAATCAATTTGAAGATTATATCAAGGTGATTCAAGATTATGGCATTAGCTATATGGAAGTAAGTGATGGCTCTATTACCATTCCCCATGCTGAAAAATGCGGTTATATCGAGAAATTAGCGAATTATGGGACCGTGTTGAGTGAAGTGGGTTCCAAGGATGCAGAACACATCATCCCGCCGTATAAATGGATCGAATTGATGAGCGCCGAATTAAGCGCAGGCGCCAGCTACGTGATCGCAGAGGCAAGGGAAAGTGGTAATGTAGGTATTTACCGCGGTAGCGGGGAAGTGAGGGAAGGTTTAGTGCAAGAGATATTAACCCAGATACCTTCTGAAAAAATTATTTGGGAAGCGCCCCAAAAAGCGCAGCAATTGTATTTCCTGGAACTGATCGGTTGCAACGTGAACCTCGGTAATCTTGCCCCCCACGAGGTAATAGCCCTGGAAGCTATGCGTATCGGTTTGAGGGGAGATACATTCCACCTTTTTCTTGATAAAGAGTAA
- a CDS encoding shikimate dehydrogenase family protein, giving the protein MNIYGLIGYPLSHSFSKGFFTEKFSREHIQDCIYENYAIPSIEDFPALLEAHPGIKGLNVTIPYKEQVIRYLKSLSPAAQRIGAVNCIKVLPGGVLEGYNTDVIGFGNSLLPLLKPHHKKALIFGTGGAAKAVQYVLEQQDIPYKSVSRKAAGEHITYADISPSLLATHTLLINTTPLGMYPNLDAAPEIPYQYLDSNHLLYDLVYNPAETKFLKLGAARGAQIKNGHEMLILQAEASWEIWNS; this is encoded by the coding sequence ATGAATATCTACGGTTTGATAGGTTATCCTTTAAGTCATTCTTTTTCTAAAGGTTTTTTCACTGAAAAGTTTTCGAGGGAACATATACAGGATTGCATTTACGAAAATTACGCGATTCCTTCCATCGAAGATTTCCCGGCTTTATTGGAAGCGCATCCCGGTATCAAGGGCTTGAATGTTACGATACCTTACAAGGAACAAGTAATTCGTTATTTGAAAAGCCTTTCCCCTGCCGCTCAACGGATCGGGGCCGTAAATTGTATCAAGGTATTACCCGGCGGGGTATTGGAAGGCTATAATACCGATGTAATCGGCTTTGGAAACTCTTTATTACCCCTGTTAAAACCCCATCATAAAAAGGCATTAATCTTTGGAACAGGCGGGGCCGCGAAAGCTGTTCAATACGTCCTGGAACAACAAGACATACCATATAAATCGGTGAGCCGCAAAGCTGCCGGGGAGCATATTACTTATGCTGATATCAGCCCTTCACTATTAGCCACGCATACTTTGTTGATCAATACAACCCCGCTCGGCATGTACCCTAACTTGGACGCAGCGCCGGAGATTCCTTACCAATACCTTGATTCTAACCATTTACTGTACGACCTGGTTTACAACCCGGCCGAAACGAAGTTCTTAAAATTGGGTGCAGCACGAGGCGCACAGATCAAGAACGGTCATGAAATGCTGATCTTGCAAGCGGAGGCCTCATGGGAGATTTGGAATAGTTGA